The nucleotide window TAGTTGCCCTGTTTTTTCTGCAAGAGGTAACACTATATTAGCCAAGGAATTAACCAAATAAATTATGCCAAAGCGAAAAAGTCTTTGCTATAACATATGAAAGCAGTGGGACGGCCGGAATCatgagccggaggcggcggcaGTGCCAGAATTTTTCTGGATACAGTATGCTGTAAATTTTGTCATAGGAACTGCATATATGATGTTCAGGCGGCTCATTTTACAGTATACTGCAAAAAAAGTTACAGCACGCCCTTGTTTATGGTATCTGTTCTGGTCTTTTTTTTTGCCTCAAAACCTAAAAACAGCAGTTATTTTTACAGTATGCCTCTTTTACAGtatctgctagagttgctcttagtgTATCACTAAGTACACAAAGTACTATCTACCTCATCTTTCCGAAGCACTTTTTTCTTGGAAAAATGAGAAGGAATACCTTGTTGTTAGCCTTTCTTCAATTCTTATTTTAGGTTCTCTTCCTAACTGCTGTACTAGATTTTATCTGGTTAAAGCCAGGTCTGCACAATATATTCATTAAAGAAAATAACATAGCGTACCTTAGCTTTCCTGTTATTCTCACAACTATCCATACTATCAAAAGTTTGTGCAAAGATGCATCTCATAGGCAAGTCCAAGATGAAATATCAAAACATTTTAGTACATGTAATGTGTTAATGAGAAAATAATTCAGTAAGATGTGAGATGTTTATTCTAGGTGAGACTTAGGCCAAAGATGCATATTCAACTAATAGTGAATTCTAATAACTTCACAAAACTATCAGATAGAGTAGATTGTCTGGCAAAGGAGACTAGATTGTCTACAATAGAGGTGAAGACTAGCACATCACTTTTTGTTCTCTTCCTTGAGAGTTTATGCATGGCTAACATCACAAAATATTATCTCTCATCTTTCCAGATTGTCATTAAATCTGAAGATGAGAGATGATACTTTGTGTAGTTAGTATTATTCTAATGCTTAGGAACATAGAGATACACCATGGTATAACAAGCTTCGATACATTTGAATACTAAGTGAAAAACACACTCTGTTTGATTTTGAGACATCTGTATTTCAGGATTTAAGTTTGGCTGATAATTAGATTAATGAAATGTTGTTTATTTGTGAAAGAAATGATATCCTTGGGTTCGTACTCAAAAGTGTTTAGTAATATAGAACGCAAAGATACACTCACTCGGTTTTCTTTCTGTGAGATATTTAGCATTTCATGATTCAAGTTTGGCTGACAATTAGATTAATGAAATGTCGTTTATTTGACAAAGAAAATGATATCATTGGGTTCGTACTCAAAAGCGTTTTCCAATGGTATTATCTCTTTGTCATATAACCCACGTTTTATTGATCTAATTGTTGGTCAAACTTGAATCTTGTGATGCATGATGTCTTGCataaagaaacggagggagtggaAAACAACCAACTAGGTTTTCTTGGTAGATGAGAATCAATTTGTTAGTGAAGTTATTTTGTACTGTTTGCTTATGCTACTTATTGAACTAACTGTCTGTACTATTTTGAAATCAGTCTTTTATCAATGGACATGGAAACTCTATATAACTGAAAATTTAGCACTAAATGAGCACATACATTAGACACTAGAATAAGTTACTTACAATTATACAGACTTCACACCAAAAGTGAGGCATATGGTTaactgcaaaaatatatttcAGTAGTAAGTCAGTAATAACCAAAGTAAATTCAAAAACTGAGCTCCTTGCTCTGAGCTCTCATACCAAGGTTTTTCTGCAAGAGGTAACACTATATTAGCCAAGGAATTAACCAAATAAATTATGCCAAAGCGAAAAAGACTCTGCTATAACATGTGAAAGCAGTGGGAATTATTTAATTTAGATATATTTTTTCTAACATAGACTGCTTGAGCTTATTAAGATAAAAAAGGAAACTAGCTATATCTGTAGTCTGTAGACAGCAAGAGTATGTAGATATTGAACTGATGTCTTCACACGGCTATTTTTTTTTCCTATGTAGATATTGAACTGATGTCTTCACACGGCTATGTTTTTTTTCCCTATGGATGTGTGTGGACCTGTGTAGGATGGTCAAAATTGGTCCGAAGCATGATTAAAAATGTATTTATCTTTTGCATTTTGTCACATATACTGTAATTTTTGTATTGCATGCTCATTGAAATTCTATAAATTTCGTTCTATTGACATCTCATTGATAAAGTTTTTTTTACTGCCAATACTTTTTTCCCATTTGTGCAGAAGATAGCTGGAAAAGAAATTCTGCATGTTCCAAACTGACCAGCTATGTGCTCATACGCTGTAGTATATTTTGATCAAGTCTGCAAAATAATGGTGCGTTTCGTACTCCAAGCTCAGGAGTATCATGTAAATATGATGAGATGTGGATGATTTCATGCAATAGAAGAGTTCTTTTTCAAAGTTTTATTTCTCTGGGAATTTTCATATGTTGTACATATATGTGTGTTTTGAGTTAAAAATAATAATACGTGGAGCGCATGATATATGATTTGGTGTACGTACTGTTCATTAGGCTTATGGGATTTTTTCTAAGCAATGCATCTTTGCATAAGCGATGGATCTGCTGGTAAAACAAGAAAATTGCTACAGTTATCATCCAACTTGCCACAAAACTGTGCTGATATGAAGCTAGTAAAATTAACTGGAGTATATTCATACTCTAGACAGAAGCTGTATAGTAGAGAGCGTGGATGGGCGCCGCCGCGCCGGTGGGCAGAAGAATCATCGGCCCCATGATGGTCGAGGAGCATGCTGCAAGCCCCTCGACGTCGGCAGTATCTCTGTTTCTCCATCAGCTCACCTGTTTTCTTGTTATATCTGTTCTTCTGTTGTCTGTTTTCTGTGGAAGGATTCCCATGGTTTCCCTAATGTAACCGGGATAAAGAACCCCTTTTATCAACAAAAAACTGAGAGAAACTCCTTGCCAACCCGACAAACTCAGTTAAGAGGACAAGGCTAGAGGCAACTCAGGTGTAAGAGCATCTCTAGGTAAGAGGACAAGGCTAGAGGTAACTGGGGTGTAAAAGCATCTCTCTAGTACACCCCTTTAAAATGCCCCTAACTGTAAAAGCGTCCGAATAGAAACCCTAAAAGCGTCTGACCCGTAATTTTTTTAAGGGGCGCGGTAAAATCTTCCCTTCGACTCGAGAAAACATAGCCCCCCTCTGCCCCGAGGGTGCCCTGTATTCTGTGAAAGCGGTTAGCGGGAGGAACATTTCAGCGTGCCCGCTCCCTGCATCCCCTCCCGCAGCCACCCGCCGCCTGTGATTCTGACCATTCCCGCCAGCGGAATCGCGCCGCCCGCCCCGAATCCGCCCAGCGGAGCCACTGCGACGTCGTCGCCGTCCCGGATCGACCGCTTCGAGCCGCCACCCGCCCTGGATTCGCCGAGCTGCCACCGGTCGGCTCCAGCCCCGGATTCACCGAGCCGCCACCGGTCATCGCCGCCCCGGTGAGCCTCTTTCCTTTCCCTTGTAGCTCGGTCGCAAAAATTTCGTTGATGCGAGCGTCAATGCGGTTTCTTTGTAGATGGTTTTGAGGCGGTGCAAGCAATTTTTGCTCGAGGATTCATCCTCGTCCGATGACTCGAACATGGAATGCTCGAGCGCCGTCGTCAGCAGATGGTCGTGGCGGTCCTAGCCGTGAAGGAGGTGGAGGATCGAAACCGCAAGAGACGACGAGGTTCGACCGTCGGCCGTCTTTGCATCTCTCGCAACTGCCATCTCGGGAATATGATGTTGATGCAAGACTACTTCGCGAATAGTCCAACCTATCCGCCGCACCTCTTTCGGAGAAGGTATCAAATGTGCCAATCACTCTTCGTAAAAATTGTGCAAGCTTGCGAGGCCAATTGCCGGTTTTTCAATCAAAGGAGAAACACCGCGGGCTTGTTGGGTTTTAGCGCCTACCAAAAAATCTCCGCAGCTATGCGTGTGATTGCATATCGTATTCCGACTGACTATGCCGACGAGTATCTTCGCAATTGTGAAGATACTACAATTGAGTTAGTGCGTAGGTTTGCCAAAGTGATGATCCGAGTCTTCGGTCCTGTCTATCTTCGTGCACCCAACAAGAAAGACACAATAAAATTTATGGCAGCATGAGAAGCGAGGTTGGCTTAACATTCTAGGAAGCGTTGATTGCATGCATTGGACTTGGAAAAACTGCCCGAAGGCATGGCACGGGCAGTATTGTGACAAGTCTCACGATGCAACAATTATGCTAAAGGCCGTAGCATCCGAGGATTTATGGATTTGTCATTGTTTTTTTGGTATGCTGGGTACTCTCAATGATATCAATGTGTTGCAACGGTCTCATTTGTTTGCTAGACTTGCTAGTGGTGATGCTCCAGCTTGCAACTTCACTGTGAATGAGCATGAGTACACAAAGGGGTACTATTTAGCAGATGGTATTTACCCTTCTTGGTGTACATTTGTGAAGAGCATCGAGAAGCCCAAAACTAGAAAGCATATTGAATTTGCAAAGGTGCAAGAGGCTGCCCGAAAAGATATAGAAAGAGCCTTCGGGGTTTTGCAATCTAGATTTGCCATTGTCGTGGTCCTGCTCGTTTTTTAGGACAAGAAAACCCTGAGCAACATCATGACATGTTGTGTGATTCTTCACATGATCTTCGAAGATGAGGGGGACTTGAACTTGGAGTTCTTCTATGACAATGTCGGTAGCCATGTGAAGCCAGCCAGAGACCCTGACCGCATACAAGCATTCCTTCAGACATACCGGCAGATTGAAAATGCAAACACCCACCATCAGCTCCAGAAGGATCTCATTGAGCATCATTGGCAGAGGCATGGCCAAAGGCATTGAGCACCATTGGCAAAGGCCTTACATTCATTTCATTTAATTCATGTGTGATCGGTGTCATTGTTGTATTTGGACTAATTGTTGTATTGAATTATTAGTTTAATTCAGTGACTTGAATAATCATTATAATTTGGATTCATAATATTCACATTTTATGTTATTTGAATTCATATTACTATCGTATGCGAGATATGTGTCAAATTCTGAAAAACCACGCGTTTTATGGGTTCGCCTGGGCTACGGACGAACAAACCCCACATAGCGGAACCGCAAAACATATTTATGGTTCCGCCATGCGAGGTCTGCTCGGCCGCAGCCCGCGCGAGCTCGCAAAATGCGTTTTCTGTAAACTGTAAATAGGCGATATGGGTCGGCGATTTAAGGAGTCTGTTAGAGATGCTCTAAGATTTTCTTTCTTGCGTCATTATTCTAGTATGTATGCTTGCCACAAAATGTCCATAGAAAGGCCGGCATTTTGAAGTCCAAGCACAAACCAGGCGCACTCGTGCCGTAACCGGTGACTGACAACACATGCAGTTTCACAAGCCACAACGTACCCCTGGTAACAACATCACTCAAGCCTCTGACtgacaccccccccccccccccccccccccccccccccccccccccccccccccccccccccccccccccccccccccccccccccccccccacccaatCCCGCGGCACGTCAAAAAACCCGCTGGCGAGGTCAGTCCTCGGCCAGCATCCGCATGATGATGTCGTTCCACGCCTCGATCGGCCCGGGCAGGCACCAGTGCAGGCAGTCGTTCTGCACCTTGCCGGCGGCGACGCCGCCGCCCTTGGCGAACGGCTGGTACGTCCGGTACGGCCCGGCGTGCGCGTCGGGCCGCTGCAGCGACATCTCGTACGTGTCCAGCAGCCTCAGGCGCCCCGCCCCGCCGTCGTCCGCGGCGGCCTTGGCGAACTCGGCGCGCTCCACCCGCCACATGAGGTTGTCCAGCGCGCGGTCGCCGGCCTCCCGCGGCTTGAACGGCGCCTTCCGGTCGCACCGCCCGCCGCTGAACCACTCGCCGCCCTCGAAGTGCGACGGCGACCACGTCCGGTAGAACACCACCGGCCGGTGCGGCGACGCCGTGATGAACCGGAAGGCCTCCCGGAGCCCCCTGCGGAAGGAGTAGTCGATGCTCACCTCCTTCAGGCTCTTGTCCTGGCAGAAGTGGCAGCCGATCACCGCCCCATGCTCCAGGTACACCGCCTTCTTGAAGAACCACTGCCCCGTCGAGATGATCACGTAGTCGAAGCTGGCCCACTGGCTCACCCAGGTCGCGTCCAGGACGTCGAAGGTCAGCCGCGGCTCCGCCGACGAGACCCCGTTCTCGTCCTCGAATATCTCCGCCTTGACGAGGAACGGCGCC belongs to Triticum urartu cultivar G1812 chromosome 7, Tu2.1, whole genome shotgun sequence and includes:
- the LOC125522153 gene encoding protein trichome birefringence-like 23, translating into MGMEYEPAPGQKKPAAGGRAALKLLLALLLVGLAMRLLADRCASRLLPPPAPKEEAAELAVTAPPAQEADGGDGVPVTPNGAGRCDLFHGEWVHDSTGPAYTNATCRFIETPQNCMSNGRPDDGYLYWKWKPYGCDVPRFESKTFLEDMRGKHWALVGDSILRNHVQSLLCLLSKVEDPTEVYHDKTYQSRRWHFPSHNFTLSLVWAPFLVKAEIFEDENGVSSAEPRLTFDVLDATWVSQWASFDYVIISTGQWFFKKAVYLEHGAVIGCHFCQDKSLKEVSIDYSFRRGLREAFRFITASPHRPVVFYRTWSPSHFEGGEWFSGGRCDRKAPFKPREAGDRALDNLMWRVERAEFAKAAADDGGAGRLRLLDTYEMSLQRPDAHAGPYRTYQPFAKGGGVAAGKVQNDCLHWCLPGPIEAWNDIIMRMLAED